Proteins from a single region of Gossypium arboreum isolate Shixiya-1 chromosome 1, ASM2569848v2, whole genome shotgun sequence:
- the LOC108481795 gene encoding laccase-2-like: MGTSPAIVMILFVAVGCFVAYPEAVTAKHTGITRHYTFNIKLKNTTRLCHTKSIVTVNGKFPGPRVITREGDRLVVKVVNHVPNNISIHWHGVRQLRSGWADGPSYITQCPVQTGHSYVYNFTITGQRGTLFWHAHISWLRATVYGPLIILPRRNESYPFVKPYKEVPILFGEWFNADPEAVINQSLQTGGGPNVSDAYTFNGLPGPLYNCSAKDTYKLKVKPGKTYLLRLINAALNDELFFSIAGHSLTVVEADAVYVKPFETNVLMITSGQTTNVLLKTKPKAPNATFLMLARPYATGMGTFDNTTVAGILEYETPSSSLKNRPLLKPGLPAINATNFVANFTSKFRSLATAKFPANVPQKVDKKFFFTVGLGTKPCPKNQTCQGPTNTTKFAAAMNNISFALPRTALLQSHFFSQYSKGVYTTDFPAFPLIPFNYTGTPPNNTLVNNGTKLVVIPFNTSVELVLQDTSILGAESHPLHLHGYNFYVVGQGFGNFDPENDPPKFNLVDPVERNTVVVPSGGWVAIRFQADNPGVWLMHCHFDVHQSWGLGMAWMVLDGELPNQKLPPPPSDLPKC; encoded by the exons ATGGGTACTTCACCAGCAATTGTCATGATACTTTTTGTTGCTGTTGGCTGTTTCGTGGCCTATCCTGAGGCTGTCACTGCAAAACACACAGGCATTACCAGGCACTATACCTTCAAT ATAAAACTGAAAAACACCACTCGCTTGTGCCACACTAAGAGCATTGTCACAGTTAATGGGAAGTTCCCCGGACCTCGTGTTATTACCAGAGAAGGCGACCGCTTAGTCGTTAAAGTAGTTAACCATGTTCCAAACAATATCAGCATTCACTG GCATGGAGTTCGACAGCTTCGGAGCGGATGGGCGGACGGGCCATCATACATCACGCAATGTCCCGTTCAAACAGGCCACTCTTATGTGTACAACTTCACCATTACCGGCCAAAGAGGAACTCTCTTCTGGCACGCTCACATTTCATGGCTTAGAGCAACTGTGTACGGACCGCTTATCATCCTCCCAAGGCGGAACGAATCTTACCCTTTTGTGAAGCCCTACAAAGAAGTGCCCATCTTGTTCG GAGAGTGGTTTAATGCTGATCCTGAGGCAGTTATTAATCAGTCTCTTCAGACAGGGGGTGGCCCTAATGTTTCAGATGCCTACACCTTCAATGGCCTCCCAGGTCCATTGTACAATTGTTCTGCCAAAG ATACATATAAGCTGAAGGTAAAGCCAGGGAAAACATATCTTCTGAGGTTGATAAATGCTGCGCTCAATGATGAGCTTTTCTTCAGCATTGCAGGCCACAGTTTAACTGTGGTGGAAGCTGATGCAGTGTATGTGAAGCCCTTTGAGACCAATGTGTTGATGATAACATCAGGACAAACCACCAATGTTCTTCTAAAAACCAAACCTAAAGCTCCCAATGCCACTTTCTTGATGTTAGCCAGACCATATGCCACTGGCATGGGCACCTTTGATAATACTACAGTAGCTGGTATTCTTGAATATGAAACACCTTCCAGTAGCTTAAAAAACAGGCCACTTCTTAAACCAGGCTTGCCTGCTATCAATGCTACAAATTTTGTTGCCAATTTTACAAGCAAATTCAGAAGTTTAGCCACCGCCAAGTTCCCTGCCAATGTCCCACAAAAAGTAGACAAGAAGTTTTTCTTCACAGTTGGTCTTGGAACCAAGCCTTGCCCCAAAAACCAGACCTGCCAAGGACCAACAAATACCACAAAATTTGCAGCTGCAATGAACAACATCTCCTTTGCACTCCCAAGAACTGCACTCCTCCAATCCCACTTTTTCTCCCAATATTCTAAAGGGGTTTACACCACTGATTTCCCAGCTTTCCCTCTGATTCCATTCAACTACACAGGCACTCCACCTAACAACACACTTGTAAACAATGGCACTAAACTTGTGGTGATACCATTCAATACAAGCGTGGAACTAGTGTTGCAGGACACAAGCATCCTTGGTGCTGAGAGCCATCCTCTCCATCTCCATGGCTATAACTTCTATGTTGTTGGTCAGGGTTTTGGAAACTTTGACCCTGAAAACGACCCTCCAAAGTTCAACCTCGTTGATCCAGTTGAAAGAAACACAGTCGTGGTGCCGTCTGGTGGCTGGGTTGCAATCCGTTTTCAAGCAGACAATCCTG GAGTTTGGCTGATGCACTGTCACTTTGATGTTCATCAGAGCTGGGGCTTAGGAATGGCATGGATGGTGTTGGATGGAGAACTCCCAAACCAGAAGCTGCCTCCTCCACCCTCTGATCTTCCCAAGTGTTGA